One Festucalex cinctus isolate MCC-2025b chromosome 1, RoL_Fcin_1.0, whole genome shotgun sequence genomic region harbors:
- the rpl27 gene encoding large ribosomal subunit protein eL27 — MGKFMKPGKVVMVLAGRYAGRKAVIVKNIDDGTADRPYSHALVAGIDRYPRKVTATMGKKKIAKRSKIKAFVKVYNYNHLMPTRYSVDIPLDKTVVNKDVFRDPALKSKARREAKIKFEERYKTGKNKWFFQKLRF; from the exons ATGGGCAAGTTTATGAAACCTGGTAAGGTGGTGATGGTCCTCGCTGGACGCTACGCCGGCCGCAAAGCTGTCATCGTCAAG AATATCGATGACGGCACAGCCGACCGACCTTACAGCCACGCCCTGGTGGCCGGCATTGACCGCTACCCCCGCAAGGTGACCGCCACCATGGGCAAGAAGAAGATTGCCAAGAGGTCCAAGATCAAGGCCTTCGTCAAGGTCTACAACTACAACCATCTCATGCCCACCAG ATACTCCGTGGATATCCCCCTGGACAAAACCGTGGTCAACAAGGATGTCTTCAGGGATCCTGCCCTCAAGTCCAAAGCCAGACGTGAGGCCAAGATTAAGTTTGAAGAGAG GTACAAGACAGGCAAGAACAAGTGGTTCTTCCAGAAGCTCAGATTCTAA
- the bcat2 gene encoding branched-chain-amino-acid aminotransferase, mitochondrial, producing MAAFRLVVRRRLSQTLSVALAPRRLASSFKAADLTVERNPKLATKPDPSTLVFGKQFSDHMLTVSWSADGGWDTPRIKPFQNLSLHPASSALHYSIELFEGMKAFRGVDKHVRLFRPMLNMERMHRSAERSCLPTFDKSELLECIKSLVKLDQEWVPYSEDASLYIRPTFIGTEPSLGVTRASQALLFVIVGPVGPYFATGSFNPVSLLADPSFVRAWKGGVGAYKMGGNYGPTIAVQNEAVQRGCQQVLWLYGDNEEITEVGTMNLFIFWTNDNGEEELVTPPLDGIILPGVTRQSLLDLARTWDEFKVTERTMGMKELLDALNAGRVLEVFGAGTACVVCPVGSLLYKGQEYHIPTMQNGPKLAKRFYKELIDIQYGRNVSDWAPVVV from the exons ATGGCAGCTTTCCGATTG GTGGTCCGCAGAAGATTGAGTCAGACGCTTTCTGTGGCCTTGGCGCCGCGCCGCCTCGCCAGTTCCTTTAAG GCCGCTGACCTGACCGTGGAACGTAACCCAAAATTGGCGACCAAGCCCGACCCGTCCACGCTGGTGTTCGGGAAGCAGTTCTCGGACCACATGCTGACCGTGTCCTGGTCGGCCGACGGCGGCTGGGACACGCCCCGGATCAAACCCTTCCAGAACCTTTCGCTGCACCCGGCCAGCTCCGCTCTGCACTACTCCATCGAG CTGTTTGAAGGCATGAAGGCGTTCCGAGGCGTGGACAAGCACGTGCGTCTCTTTCGGCCAATGCTCAACATGGAGCGCATGCACCGCAGCGCCGAACGCAGCTGCCTTCCG ACGTTCGACAAAAGCGAACTGCTGGAGTGCATCAAATCGCTGGTGAAGTTGGACCAGGAGTGGGTTCCATACTCGGAGGATGCAAGCCTCTACATCCGGCCCACCTTCATCGGCACGGAG CCGTCGCTAGGTGTGACTCGGGCCAGCCAAGCGTTGCTGTTCGTGATCGTGGGTCCGGTGGGGCCGTACTTCGCTACGGGCTCCTTTAACCCTGTCTCGCTGCTGGCCGACCCCTCGTTTGTGCGCGCCTGGAAAGGAGGGGTCGGCGCTTACAAGATGGGAGG GAACTACGGCCCGACCATCGCGGTTCAGAATGAGGCGGTTCAGCGCGGCTGCCAGCAAGTTCTTTGGTTGTACGGCGACAACGAGGAGATCACCGAGGTCGGGACCATGAACCTCTTCATCTTCTGGACCAATGACAACGGAG aGGAGGAGTTGGTGACGCCACCTCTGGACGGTATCATCCTTCCCGGAGTCACCAGACAGTCTCTGCTGGACCTGGCCAGAACCTGG GACGAGTTCAAAGTGACGGAGCGCACGATGGGCATGAAGGAGCTGCTGGATGCTCTGAACGCCGGCCGGGTCCTGGAGGTGTTTGGCGCCGGTACCGCCTGTGTGGTGTGTCCAGTGGGCAGCCTCCTCTACAAGGGCCAG GAATACCACATCCCAACCATGCAGAACGGACCCAAACTGGCTAAGAGGTTCTACAAAGAGCTCATAGATATTCAG TACGGACGCAATGTCAGTGATTGGGCGCCTGTGGtggtgtaa
- the kcna7 gene encoding potassium voltage-gated channel subfamily A member 7, protein MASPDKDGGGKEKRPSEDEDKQAKDEHNQQEKASGNVVVPSSGGDTKRDKRRPRCRRGWALTERLAINVSGMRYETQLRTVAQFPKSLLGNPHKRLRYFDPVRNEIFLDRSRVCFEAILYFYQSGGRLRRPANVPLDVFMEELRFYQLGEDILDRFKEDEGFPKEEEERPMPSGDLRRRLWMLFEYPESSSAARIIAIVSVLVIIISILIFCLETLPEFRNEREQRERFSSVLHSAVSNETLTTSTVFTPFQDPFFIVETICICWFSFELIIRFSCSPSKMRFFKDVMNTIDFFAIIPYFVTLGTELARDKGAQPSVSLALIRVIRLVRVFRIFKLSRHSKGLQILGQTLKASLRELALLIFFLFIGVILFSSAVYFAEVDRPDTSFTSIPEAFWWAVVSMTTVGYGDMYPETVGGKLVGSMCAISGVLTISLPVPVIVSNFSYFYHREMERDDTTEYQHVSTSLWEDDDEDDEDEMDEGPEDTRESVPLYGRNSKVDGELGGVNFLLREPLVTQV, encoded by the exons ATGGCAAGCCCAGACAAGGACGGCGGAGGCAAGGAGAAGCGTCCCTCTGAGGACGAGGATAAGCAGGCCAAAGATGAGCACAATCAGCAAGAGAAGGCGAGCGGAAATGTGGTGGTTCCCTCGTCTGGTGGTGACACCAAGCGGGACAAGCGGCGTCCACGGTGCAGGAGGGGCTGGGCCCTGACCGAGCGTTTGGCCATCAACGTGTCGGGCATGCGTTACGAGACCCAGCTGCGCACCGTCGCCCAGTTCCCCAAGTCCCTACTGGGAAACCCCCATAAGCGGCTGCGCTACTTTGACCCTGTGCGAAACGAGATCTTCCTCGACCGCAGCCGGGTGTGCTTCGAGGCCATCTTGTACTTCTACCAGTCAGGCGGCAGACTGCGGCGGCCCGCCAACGTGCCGTTGGACGTGTTCATGGAGGAGCTGCGCTTCTACCAGCTGGGCGAAGACATTCTGGACCGTTTCAAGGAGGATGAGGGCTTCcccaaggaggaggaggagcgccCTATGCCCAGCGGGGATCTGCGCCGCCGCCTTTGGATGCTCTTCGAGTACCCCGAGTCATCCAGCGCTGCCCGCATCATTGCCATTGTCAGCGTCCTGGTCATCATCATCTCCATCCTCATCTTCTGCCTGGAAACCCTGCCCGAGTTCAGGAATGAGAGGGAGCAAAGGGAG aGGTTCAGCAGTGTCCTTCACTCAGCTGTCAGCAACGAGACTCTCACAACTTCGACGGTCTTCACCCCCTTCCAGGATCCCTTCTTTATCGTGGAGACCATCTGCATCTGCTGGTTTTCTTTTGAGCTCATTATACGCTTCAGCTGCTCGCCCAGCAAGATGCGCTTCTTCAAGGACGTCATGAACACCATCGACTTCTTCGCCATCATTCCTTACTTCGTCACGCTGGGCACGGAGCTGGCCAGGGACAAAGGGGCGCAGCCCTCTGTGTCACTAGCCCTCATCCGGGTCATCCGACTCGTGAGGGTCTTCAGAATCTTCAAGTTGTCTCGACACTCCAAAGGTCTCCAGATCCTGGGCCAGACGCTGAAGGCCAGCCTGCGAGAGCTCGCCCTGctcatcttcttcctctttaTCGGAGTCATCCTATTCTCCAGCGCAGTCTACTTTGCCGAGGTGGACCGCCCGGACACGTCCTTCACCAGCATCCCAGAGGCCTTCTGGTGGGCCGTGGTATCCATGACGACAGTGGGCTACGGTGACATGTACCCAGAGACGGTGGGCGGCAAGTTGGTGGGCTCCATGTGCGCCATCTCCGGCGTGCTCACCATCTCGTTACCCGTGCCCGTTATCGTGTCCAACTTCAGCTATTTTTACCACCGTGAGATGGAGCGGGACGACACGACCGAGTATCAACACGTGTCCACGTCTCTCTGGGAGgacgatgatgaagatgacgagGATGAGATGGATGAAGGGCCCGAGGACACGCGGGAAAGCGTACCACTTTACGGAAGGAACAGCAAAGTAGATGGAGAGCTTGGCGGAGTGAACTTTCTCCTCAGAGAACCTCTTGTTACTCAGGTGTGA